Proteins found in one uncultured Desulfuromonas sp. genomic segment:
- the tsaD gene encoding tRNA (adenosine(37)-N6)-threonylcarbamoyltransferase complex transferase subunit TsaD, with protein MLVLAIESSCDETSAAVVRDGRRILSNIIASQVDVHAQYGGVVPELAARKHLEACPVVIDQALRQAGVTFEDLDGVAVTSGPGLIGALLVGLSTAKALAYSLGIPLVGVHHIEGHILAPLLEQPIAFPYLALAVSGGHTHLYRVDGIGQYTLLGRTLDDAAGEAFDKVAKMSGLTYPGGALIDKLAQQGDACRFEFPRPMLHRPGFDFSFSGIKTAVLTQIKKLDAPLEGQLLQDLAAGFQEAVVDVLSKKTFKAAKEFGLPRIVVAGGVACNSGLRKRFGQMAEKNAVEVFFPAPLLCADNAAMLSVAGDYYLSKGHRADLDLNARSNWPLEQVKVVEFLSGEKHG; from the coding sequence ATGCTCGTTCTAGCCATTGAGTCTTCCTGTGATGAAACTTCCGCTGCGGTTGTCCGCGACGGACGCCGGATATTGAGCAACATTATTGCCTCACAGGTGGATGTCCATGCCCAATATGGCGGTGTGGTGCCGGAACTTGCAGCACGCAAACATCTTGAAGCCTGTCCGGTCGTGATTGATCAAGCTCTCAGACAGGCCGGGGTGACATTTGAAGATCTTGACGGGGTCGCTGTGACCAGCGGCCCCGGTTTGATCGGAGCCTTGCTGGTCGGTTTGTCAACGGCCAAAGCATTGGCTTACAGTCTTGGTATTCCTTTGGTCGGTGTCCATCACATCGAAGGGCACATCCTTGCTCCTTTGCTGGAACAGCCCATTGCATTTCCCTATCTGGCCCTGGCCGTATCCGGTGGCCATACCCATCTGTATCGGGTGGATGGCATCGGTCAATACACGTTACTTGGTCGCACCCTTGATGACGCAGCAGGGGAGGCCTTTGACAAAGTGGCAAAAATGTCCGGCCTGACCTATCCCGGAGGGGCTCTGATCGACAAACTGGCGCAACAGGGTGATGCCTGTCGCTTTGAGTTTCCACGCCCCATGTTGCACCGTCCCGGTTTCGATTTCAGCTTCAGCGGCATCAAGACCGCTGTCCTCACTCAGATCAAAAAGCTCGATGCGCCCCTCGAAGGGCAACTGTTGCAGGATCTGGCTGCCGGTTTTCAGGAAGCCGTGGTTGATGTCCTGAGTAAAAAAACCTTTAAGGCTGCCAAAGAGTTTGGCTTGCCACGCATTGTTGTTGCCGGCGGTGTTGCCTGCAACAGCGGACTGCGCAAGCGCTTTGGACAGATGGCTGAAAAAAACGCTGTTGAGGTATTCTTTCCGGCACCGCTGCTGTGTGCTGACAACGCTGCTATGCTCTCCGTGGCCGGTGATTATTACCTGAGTAAGGGTCATCGGGCCGATCTTGATCTCAACGCTCGCTCCAACTGGCCGCTGGAGCAGGTCAAGGTTGTGGAGTTTCTTAGCGGGGAAAAACACGGGTAA
- the modA gene encoding molybdate ABC transporter substrate-binding protein produces MKNNLTNYAIVFGTIIALLLCACSKEDEKTPLMVYAAAGTAPAMKEIGAAFTAQTGIPVVFNFANAGFLARQICHEDKAHVFFSANEKWMDYVEQAGRIVPSSRQILLQDVMVVVVPKGKSLAVDLTKPRREQTFDGWFAIGDQTTPLGIYAKQALTKLDWWETLKAHRVEATTVTAVLNYVVLDEVDAGIVFRSVASCSADKVEIVAQMPEELHKPIRFPVAACKNYHPASESFLHFLKSDAAQQTFATYGWTLYNSH; encoded by the coding sequence ATGAAAAACAACCTGACAAACTACGCCATTGTCTTCGGTACAATAATCGCTCTTCTCCTCTGTGCCTGTTCCAAGGAGGACGAGAAAACACCGCTTATGGTCTATGCCGCCGCTGGAACGGCTCCGGCCATGAAAGAGATCGGAGCCGCGTTTACAGCGCAAACCGGTATCCCCGTTGTATTTAATTTTGCCAATGCCGGATTCCTTGCTCGCCAGATCTGTCATGAAGACAAAGCCCATGTGTTCTTTTCCGCCAATGAAAAGTGGATGGACTATGTTGAACAGGCTGGTCGAATCGTGCCGTCGTCCCGACAGATTCTACTTCAGGATGTGATGGTGGTCGTTGTTCCCAAAGGGAAAAGTCTTGCCGTTGACTTAACCAAACCGCGCCGAGAACAGACCTTTGACGGATGGTTTGCCATCGGCGACCAGACGACGCCATTAGGAATCTATGCCAAACAAGCTCTGACAAAACTCGATTGGTGGGAAACCTTAAAGGCGCATCGTGTTGAAGCAACCACCGTCACCGCTGTTCTCAATTACGTGGTTTTGGATGAAGTTGATGCGGGAATCGTGTTTCGCTCCGTGGCATCCTGCTCGGCGGACAAGGTGGAGATTGTCGCACAAATGCCCGAAGAGCTGCATAAACCGATACGCTTTCCTGTTGCGGCATGTAAGAATTATCACCCCGCTAGCGAATCATTCTTACACTTTTTGAAAAGTGATGCCGCGCAACAAACCTTTGCTACCTATGGATGGACCCTCTACAACTCCCATTGA
- a CDS encoding autotransporter domain-containing protein, which yields MTRYFLLAVLCVAILFAQPLQASDVVEVGVFQIEFLGPGDSAIGGTLTQFDDPDVLTGTTAWSAEQKDAVIRSLEVLNSTITNQPGRTIRIAMAWRDDLPEDNLGVANTTALTDLATGQGVTTAEAAWRDGDTTDYFPQAADVLIRYNVNKSYYFDDGLPGNQSDFSSVVIHEIFHGLGITSGYWEELGFLALSRWDSLIEDVDGNRPQAGTFGTPEALTVIGPEGTLLWLGEYANSTYGGQMPITTLEDQFKSGSSLIHTGPDGELMSWFGHEGKVTRAPNKLLLDVLRDLGWGINMDFYNAFGATYYRDDGTIEEDDDFLTDYDYTYAFYVNGDGNRIVQKGALESRGDFSDTVRLVGENNVLDLTGSLTATGDHSTALYLDGFDNRISVRGEILVQGEGAVGIYVPNELNDIVLSEATITADTAVYFMMFNRLFLGSGCQIDGDLIAEGYPSVVGFGYVIDEEGSVVGRDSDFSFRFDDDIVGNWLGYLGAGELSLNGHADFEALTIREQGTLKGTGTIHGPVLNQGAVAPGNSIGTLTIDGDYTQESGAVLEIEAGDGSSDLLRVTGTADLQGGTLVLLPSGYLTSGHYTILEAGTLQGAFDALWNPAVFNVVLNESLANSLVLDIERNTYASLAATAEQVGLAQALDGQRLTASGDEAVILNTLDSLSLSDLHTAMDDLTPRIHNSVTTATLDAIHQRNTQLLQRLGTDQPQSKQQRVWVRMVGDNARYDDVAQSPAFRAKTTGIMMGVEQQVTPALLVGMAGAYTNSDLHELDGASTADRLSWDGYLYSHWDNPNSQGGWFAQTAVGIGTDSIDTKRAIAFFGREAESEHDASHGAIHVNSGYRVTMASWNIVPTVGLEYLWMQEDGFTEQRAQSASLRISDKDSELLRSVTGFKIEHSYRHEKVTLLTQLGAVWHHAFNADGEQSEAAFIDSGESFRIDGRDGADDGVELSLFFNAAFTNGITTRLGYQRTVQESGGYRTGQFSLGVEWLF from the coding sequence ATGACGCGATATTTTCTCCTTGCTGTTCTCTGTGTTGCAATCCTCTTTGCTCAGCCGTTACAGGCCAGTGACGTTGTCGAGGTCGGCGTATTCCAGATTGAATTTCTCGGCCCCGGTGACTCGGCGATTGGAGGTACATTGACCCAGTTTGACGATCCAGACGTGCTCACTGGGACAACCGCCTGGAGCGCGGAACAGAAAGACGCTGTTATTCGCAGTCTGGAGGTTCTGAATAGCACCATCACCAATCAACCGGGTCGTACCATCCGCATTGCCATGGCCTGGCGCGATGATCTTCCTGAAGACAACCTCGGTGTTGCTAACACAACAGCACTGACTGATCTTGCTACCGGGCAAGGTGTGACCACGGCCGAAGCCGCTTGGCGTGATGGTGACACAACCGATTATTTCCCGCAAGCAGCGGATGTTCTGATTCGATACAATGTAAATAAGTCGTATTATTTTGACGATGGTTTGCCTGGCAATCAAAGCGATTTTTCCAGCGTTGTCATCCATGAAATTTTTCATGGTTTGGGAATCACTTCCGGCTATTGGGAAGAACTTGGCTTTCTAGCGCTGAGCCGCTGGGACTCACTGATTGAGGATGTTGACGGCAATCGTCCGCAAGCTGGAACCTTTGGCACACCGGAAGCGTTGACCGTCATCGGCCCGGAAGGAACACTGCTTTGGTTGGGTGAGTATGCCAATTCCACCTATGGTGGGCAGATGCCAATTACAACACTTGAAGATCAATTCAAATCTGGCAGTAGCCTGATTCATACTGGCCCCGATGGGGAACTGATGTCTTGGTTTGGACATGAAGGTAAGGTGACTCGCGCCCCGAATAAGCTATTACTCGATGTGTTGCGTGATCTGGGCTGGGGGATCAATATGGATTTCTACAACGCCTTTGGCGCGACCTATTACCGTGATGATGGCACTATTGAAGAAGATGACGATTTTCTGACCGATTACGATTATACCTACGCCTTTTATGTCAATGGTGATGGAAATCGCATCGTCCAAAAAGGCGCTTTAGAGTCGCGTGGTGATTTCTCCGATACAGTGCGTTTGGTCGGCGAGAATAATGTTCTTGATCTGACCGGAAGCCTGACAGCGACAGGCGATCACTCCACCGCTTTGTACCTTGATGGTTTTGATAACCGGATTTCTGTTCGTGGAGAGATTCTTGTGCAAGGAGAGGGTGCTGTTGGGATCTATGTGCCGAACGAATTAAACGACATTGTTTTGTCTGAAGCCACAATCACTGCTGATACAGCTGTGTATTTTATGATGTTCAATAGACTCTTTCTCGGGAGTGGCTGCCAGATCGATGGTGATCTGATCGCTGAGGGCTATCCTTCGGTGGTTGGGTTCGGTTATGTGATTGATGAAGAAGGCTCTGTCGTTGGTCGTGACTCAGATTTTAGCTTTCGTTTCGATGATGACATCGTCGGCAATTGGCTGGGCTATCTGGGGGCTGGAGAACTGAGCCTGAATGGTCATGCGGATTTTGAAGCCCTGACCATTCGCGAGCAGGGCACCCTCAAAGGCACCGGCACCATCCATGGCCCGGTCCTCAACCAAGGTGCTGTTGCGCCCGGCAACTCCATCGGAACTCTGACCATCGACGGTGATTATACCCAGGAATCCGGCGCCGTACTTGAAATCGAAGCCGGCGACGGCTCTTCTGACCTGCTGCGCGTTACTGGCACCGCCGATCTGCAGGGCGGCACACTGGTGCTGCTTCCTTCCGGTTATTTGACCAGCGGACACTACACCATCCTTGAGGCCGGAACGCTGCAAGGCGCTTTTGATGCGCTGTGGAATCCAGCCGTGTTCAATGTTGTCCTTAACGAGAGTCTGGCTAACAGCCTTGTTCTCGACATCGAGCGCAACACTTACGCGTCACTGGCTGCAACTGCCGAACAGGTCGGTCTTGCCCAAGCGCTGGATGGTCAGCGTCTGACCGCTAGCGGTGATGAAGCCGTCATCCTTAACACCCTCGATAGTCTTTCCTTGTCCGATCTGCACACAGCCATGGATGACCTGACGCCGCGCATCCACAATTCCGTAACCACAGCCACACTTGATGCCATCCACCAACGAAACACACAGCTGTTACAGCGCCTTGGAACCGATCAGCCCCAATCCAAGCAGCAGCGCGTGTGGGTGCGGATGGTCGGCGACAATGCTCGCTATGACGACGTTGCCCAAAGCCCGGCCTTTCGCGCCAAAACCACCGGCATCATGATGGGCGTTGAACAGCAGGTTACGCCTGCATTGCTGGTTGGTATGGCCGGAGCCTACACCAACAGTGATCTGCATGAGCTGGATGGTGCTTCGACGGCAGACCGCCTGTCATGGGACGGCTATCTCTACAGTCACTGGGACAATCCGAACAGTCAAGGTGGCTGGTTTGCTCAAACAGCTGTTGGCATCGGCACCGACAGTATTGACACCAAACGTGCCATTGCCTTTTTCGGTCGTGAGGCCGAAAGCGAACACGATGCCAGCCACGGTGCAATTCATGTCAATAGCGGCTATCGCGTCACCATGGCGTCCTGGAATATTGTGCCCACTGTCGGACTTGAATATCTGTGGATGCAGGAGGATGGTTTCACGGAGCAAAGAGCACAAAGTGCATCTTTGCGGATATCGGACAAAGACTCAGAGCTTCTGCGCAGCGTGACCGGTTTTAAGATTGAACATAGCTATCGCCATGAAAAGGTGACCTTGCTGACGCAATTGGGTGCGGTGTGGCATCATGCTTTTAATGCTGATGGCGAGCAGTCGGAAGCGGCTTTTATCGACAGTGGAGAGAGCTTCCGCATTGATGGTCGTGATGGTGCCGATGATGGTGTGGAGCTGAGCCTGTTTTTCAATGCTGCGTTCACCAATGGCATCACGACCCGGCTGGGTTATCAGCGAACGGTTCAGGAAAGTGGCGGATACCGCACAGGTCAGTTCAGCTTGGGAGTGGAGTGGTTGTTTTGA
- the rsmA gene encoding 16S rRNA (adenine(1518)-N(6)/adenine(1519)-N(6))-dimethyltransferase RsmA, with amino-acid sequence MASHRPRKRFGQNFLKDKNVIAATVAAAELTVEDHVLEIGPGQGALTDQMIDRVASLDIIEIDRDLATFFQARSETHLTVHVGDALRLDWAAILQHPPYKLVANLPYNISSQILFKMIAHRHLIERMVLMFQKEVGDRLRAAAGTKDYGALTVLCQLWFDVSRVALVPPTAFFPQPKVMSEVLCFKQREQPRAQVDDPAFFTRVVKASFAQRRKTLRNCLAAAGFSAEQLEQVTAQTGLDFGRRGETFTIEEFAQLTHALQNT; translated from the coding sequence ATGGCTAGCCATCGACCCCGCAAACGTTTTGGACAAAATTTCCTCAAAGATAAAAACGTGATCGCTGCAACCGTTGCAGCTGCTGAACTGACCGTGGAAGATCACGTGCTGGAGATCGGGCCGGGGCAGGGCGCGTTGACCGATCAAATGATTGATCGGGTCGCCAGCCTCGACATCATTGAGATCGACCGCGATCTGGCGACATTCTTTCAGGCCCGTTCTGAAACGCATCTGACCGTGCATGTCGGCGATGCCCTGCGTCTCGATTGGGCAGCAATTTTGCAGCATCCGCCCTATAAACTGGTGGCCAATCTTCCCTACAATATCTCCAGCCAAATTCTGTTCAAAATGATCGCGCATCGCCACCTGATAGAGCGCATGGTACTCATGTTTCAAAAAGAGGTTGGTGATCGTCTGCGTGCCGCTGCGGGCACGAAAGATTACGGCGCCTTGACAGTGTTGTGTCAGCTGTGGTTCGATGTCAGCCGTGTTGCACTGGTGCCGCCGACCGCTTTTTTTCCGCAACCCAAGGTGATGTCGGAGGTTTTGTGCTTTAAACAGCGTGAACAGCCACGGGCACAGGTGGATGATCCGGCCTTTTTTACCCGGGTGGTGAAAGCCTCGTTTGCCCAGCGCCGCAAGACATTGCGCAACTGTCTCGCTGCTGCCGGTTTCAGCGCAGAGCAGCTTGAGCAGGTTACGGCTCAAACCGGTTTGGATTTCGGTCGCCGTGGTGAAACCTTCACCATTGAAGAGTTTGCTCAGTTGACCCATGCCTTGCAGAATACGTGA
- a CDS encoding PhoH family protein, producing MPKKYVLDTNVLLHDPQALLKFEDNDVVIPITVIEEIDTFKKDLNEIGRNARHVSRMLDALRNQGSLTQGVELESGGKLTVILFTDDHARLLPPELRIDRGDNRILAVAVSLQEKTENKVIFVTKDTNLRIKANALGLVAQDYQNDKVSIDELYSGTCELHVSMAEIDRFYGQGYVELPDQDFKPNQCITLIDETNTSHTALARYDQASNRCVPLIKIPKEGVWGITSRNREQNFAFDLLLDTNIQLVTLVGKAGTGKTLLAIAAGLQKAADDGHYNRLLVSRPVFPMGRDLGFLPGDVEEKLAPWMQPIFDNVELLLSSVEERGKRKRGYRELVDMGLMEIEPLTYIRGRSIPNQYMIVDEAQNLTPHEIKTIITRAGEGTKIVLTGDPYQIDNPYVDASSNGLAYIVEKFKDQTIAGHVTLTHGERSGLAELAANLL from the coding sequence TGTCATTCCAATTACGGTTATCGAAGAGATCGACACCTTCAAAAAAGATCTGAACGAAATCGGTCGTAACGCCCGCCATGTGTCGCGGATGCTTGACGCTCTGCGTAATCAAGGCAGTCTGACACAAGGTGTAGAACTCGAGAGCGGCGGCAAGCTAACCGTTATTCTGTTCACTGACGACCATGCCCGGCTGTTGCCACCGGAATTACGCATTGACCGGGGGGATAACCGCATTCTGGCCGTGGCGGTGTCCTTGCAGGAAAAAACCGAAAATAAGGTGATCTTTGTTACCAAAGATACCAACCTTCGTATCAAAGCCAATGCTCTCGGACTGGTTGCTCAGGATTATCAGAACGACAAAGTGTCCATTGATGAGCTGTATTCGGGAACCTGTGAACTGCACGTCAGTATGGCCGAGATAGATCGTTTTTACGGCCAGGGCTATGTTGAACTCCCGGATCAGGATTTCAAACCCAATCAGTGCATTACCCTGATCGATGAAACCAACACCTCGCATACAGCGTTGGCCCGCTATGATCAGGCTTCAAATCGCTGTGTGCCTTTGATCAAAATACCTAAAGAGGGCGTGTGGGGAATCACCAGCCGCAATCGCGAACAGAATTTTGCCTTTGATCTGCTCCTTGATACGAATATCCAACTGGTGACCCTGGTCGGAAAAGCCGGTACCGGCAAGACCCTGCTCGCCATTGCCGCCGGTTTGCAAAAAGCTGCAGACGACGGCCATTACAACCGCTTATTGGTCTCTCGCCCGGTGTTTCCCATGGGACGCGACCTCGGTTTTCTGCCCGGAGATGTGGAAGAAAAGCTGGCACCGTGGATGCAGCCGATCTTTGATAACGTGGAGTTGTTGCTCAGTTCCGTTGAAGAACGCGGCAAACGCAAACGCGGTTATCGGGAACTTGTGGATATGGGCCTGATGGAGATTGAACCACTGACTTATATTCGCGGTCGGTCGATTCCCAATCAATATATGATCGTTGATGAAGCACAAAACTTGACACCGCACGAAATAAAAACCATTATCACCCGAGCCGGGGAGGGCACCAAAATTGTTCTGACCGGCGACCCGTATCAAATTGACAATCCATATGTGGATGCGTCGAGTAACGGTTTGGCCTATATTGTTGAGAAATTTAAGGATCAAACCATTGCCGGACATGTGACCCTGACCCATGGAGAGCGGTCCGGGTTGGCAGAGCTCGCCGCCAATCTGCTGTAA
- a CDS encoding ETX/MTX2 family pore-forming toxin, whose product MMQGQLTTKDPRLTIFNRIKNGPAGGYKNPLEKLAASSVMFTYYISLQEYMTIEFGDITYNNVNDTTSKDSVDSLHWANHTGAVDEQKIDRSYQTTDSFLLRFTEGFKVGTTLKASVGLPLEVVDLGAEASISTELNFETQQSITVENKKTFTTSSTIKIPAHTAVKATVCVDKCRFHGSYQVKYKPMFTNAGWAQWNSELDWFKDNGHPEMEALRNKDIVEIFPDLDLEVAATGTIDGVAGYDINLVTNATPINE is encoded by the coding sequence ATGATGCAAGGACAATTAACGACCAAGGACCCTCGCCTGACTATTTTCAACAGGATCAAAAACGGCCCTGCCGGAGGCTACAAAAACCCACTTGAAAAGCTTGCCGCGAGTAGTGTGATGTTCACTTATTACATTTCGCTTCAAGAGTACATGACCATCGAATTCGGTGATATTACATACAATAACGTCAATGATACGACATCCAAGGATTCCGTGGATTCATTACATTGGGCAAATCACACCGGTGCCGTTGACGAACAAAAAATTGACCGATCCTATCAGACCACCGACTCCTTCCTCTTAAGATTTACGGAAGGGTTCAAAGTCGGAACCACGCTAAAGGCTTCCGTCGGCCTTCCTTTGGAAGTCGTTGACCTTGGCGCGGAAGCGTCCATTTCAACGGAACTGAATTTTGAGACACAACAGAGCATTACCGTCGAAAACAAAAAAACATTTACCACCTCAAGTACCATCAAAATTCCGGCACATACGGCAGTCAAAGCCACGGTTTGCGTGGACAAGTGTCGATTTCACGGCTCCTACCAGGTCAAGTACAAACCGATGTTTACAAACGCTGGATGGGCTCAATGGAACTCCGAGCTTGACTGGTTCAAGGACAACGGCCATCCGGAAATGGAAGCGCTTCGCAATAAAGACATCGTTGAGATCTTCCCCGACCTGGACCTGGAGGTCGCCGCGACCGGAACCATCGATGGTGTTGCCGGTTATGATATCAACCTTGTGACCAACGCAACTCCGATCAACGAATAA
- a CDS encoding helix-turn-helix domain-containing protein, which translates to MSNEKSRRDIGLRLKEARNALAMTQTAFSEPLGVRQSHISGIEKGEREPSDTLILLMEYHYGISHTWIKHGEGSMLLDKKHDDINLPQEQQRLLDAYSVAEDSIKYAALTMLENSAEKSQSAKKHK; encoded by the coding sequence ATGTCAAACGAAAAATCACGCCGTGATATTGGCTTACGTTTGAAAGAAGCCAGAAACGCCTTGGCAATGACGCAGACAGCCTTTTCCGAGCCGCTAGGAGTCAGACAAAGCCATATCAGCGGCATTGAAAAAGGGGAAAGAGAGCCTTCCGACACCCTGATTCTTTTAATGGAATATCACTATGGAATAAGCCACACATGGATCAAACATGGTGAAGGCTCGATGTTGCTGGATAAAAAGCACGATGACATAAACCTGCCCCAAGAGCAGCAACGGTTGCTGGATGCTTACAGTGTTGCCGAAGATTCCATCAAATATGCCGCATTGACCATGCTGGAAAATTCAGCGGAAAAATCACAATCAGCGAAAAAGCACAAATAA
- a CDS encoding peptidylprolyl isomerase: MQEQNITVNGTPISQFDFVNAMQSYSMELYRKTADQLSEEEIEQVQGLAVEQIIARELIFQTALAQGAIATDEQIKAEIEKVMANFPSEEEFFATLEKAGIDQDSYYRMLRQDLSVKMMTEKKLADAPSPAAEEVKAFYDENPDKMKKPGQVRASHILIKVTEDNREEAQKKIEELQKEVTGDAAQFGDLARQHSACPSKDKGGDLGFFGPGSMVKEFDQAAFALEPGQISDIVETQFGYHLILVTERKDSESLTLEEVAPQIESFIKDQKGAILLQAWVEEMKEKANIEIA; encoded by the coding sequence GTGCAGGAACAAAACATTACCGTAAACGGTACCCCTATCAGTCAGTTTGATTTTGTTAACGCCATGCAGAGTTATTCCATGGAGTTGTACCGTAAGACGGCTGATCAACTCAGTGAAGAGGAGATCGAACAGGTTCAGGGCCTCGCCGTTGAACAGATCATCGCCCGAGAGCTTATTTTTCAGACTGCCCTGGCGCAAGGAGCTATTGCCACCGACGAGCAGATCAAGGCTGAAATAGAAAAAGTGATGGCCAATTTCCCCAGTGAAGAGGAGTTTTTCGCTACACTGGAAAAAGCCGGTATTGACCAGGATAGCTACTACCGCATGCTGCGTCAGGATCTTTCCGTCAAGATGATGACTGAAAAGAAACTCGCTGATGCCCCATCTCCGGCAGCCGAAGAAGTGAAGGCTTTTTACGATGAAAATCCGGATAAAATGAAAAAACCGGGTCAGGTACGCGCCAGCCATATTCTCATCAAAGTTACCGAGGATAATCGCGAAGAAGCGCAAAAGAAGATCGAAGAGCTTCAAAAAGAGGTGACCGGCGATGCCGCCCAATTCGGCGATCTGGCCCGCCAACACTCCGCCTGCCCGAGCAAGGACAAAGGCGGTGATCTTGGTTTCTTTGGTCCCGGTTCCATGGTCAAAGAATTTGATCAGGCGGCGTTTGCACTTGAACCCGGCCAGATCAGCGATATTGTCGAAACGCAGTTCGGCTATCACCTCATTCTTGTTACCGAGCGCAAAGACTCCGAGTCCTTGACTCTTGAAGAAGTGGCTCCGCAGATTGAATCCTTCATCAAGGATCAAAAAGGTGCCATTCTTCTTCAGGCCTGGGTTGAAGAGATGAAAGAAAAAGCCAATATCGAGATTGCCTGA
- a CDS encoding DUF2062 domain-containing protein has protein sequence MWRRWGVIRQAKLLLLRFLRLRGQPDEIAKGFALGIFIGMTPTLGFQMVLAVFFAMLLRENKLAAVIGVWISNPVTAPFIYAAEYETGRFILGMPHLKLPAKMTIETIQHFGYELMLPMCLGSLIYGILLGAVSYAMVLRMVPTLKTCRVPRWPRPFQRKHQRKHGELDG, from the coding sequence ATGTGGCGGCGTTGGGGGGTTATTCGACAAGCAAAATTGCTGCTGCTGCGGTTTCTTCGCCTGCGTGGACAGCCTGACGAAATTGCCAAGGGGTTTGCCCTCGGTATCTTTATCGGCATGACGCCGACCCTGGGATTCCAGATGGTTCTGGCGGTTTTTTTCGCCATGTTATTGCGTGAAAATAAACTCGCTGCCGTCATCGGCGTGTGGATCAGTAACCCGGTGACCGCGCCGTTTATCTACGCTGCAGAGTATGAAACGGGCCGCTTTATCCTCGGTATGCCCCATTTAAAGCTACCTGCCAAGATGACCATTGAAACCATCCAACATTTCGGCTACGAACTGATGCTTCCCATGTGCCTTGGCAGTCTTATTTACGGCATATTGCTTGGGGCTGTGAGTTATGCCATGGTGTTGCGCATGGTTCCCACATTAAAGACCTGCCGTGTTCCGCGCTGGCCGCGTCCTTTTCAACGAAAGCATCAACGAAAGCATGGTGAACTGGATGGCTAG
- a CDS encoding DUF4019 domain-containing protein: MISLCEAGAVLNVNNEKLPLSFDRVHFYQGHGSRLLCLVFFIQDILFSDGFLLHFSRWKSLDFDRLLLKQNVRDLTKTSKIDKKGALLKVFSVIAAVVIMLVAPHVLFANQSQEAAAISSAESFLQLVDSGHYGESWEATSKLFKAQVSKQQWIAQLEQMHPLFGALVKREIKGRNYTKSLPGAPDGDYVVIQFTTEFENKKNSLETITPMLENDGKWRVSGYYVR, translated from the coding sequence ATGATTTCTCTCTGTGAGGCAGGGGCCGTTCTCAATGTGAACAACGAAAAATTGCCCCTGAGCTTTGATCGTGTGCATTTCTATCAGGGACACGGCTCAAGGTTACTTTGTTTGGTTTTTTTTATCCAAGATATTTTGTTCTCCGATGGGTTTTTGCTACACTTCAGCAGATGGAAATCTTTGGACTTTGATCGTCTCTTGCTGAAGCAGAATGTCCGAGACTTAACCAAAACAAGCAAAATTGATAAGAAGGGGGCTCTTTTGAAAGTTTTTTCCGTTATTGCAGCAGTCGTAATTATGCTCGTGGCACCACACGTGTTATTCGCGAATCAGTCGCAAGAAGCTGCGGCCATTTCTTCGGCAGAAAGCTTTCTGCAACTTGTTGATTCCGGGCACTATGGTGAAAGTTGGGAGGCCACTTCGAAACTTTTTAAAGCACAGGTTTCAAAACAGCAGTGGATCGCGCAACTTGAACAAATGCATCCTCTTTTCGGCGCGCTGGTCAAGCGAGAAATAAAAGGACGGAACTACACAAAATCATTGCCCGGTGCACCCGACGGTGACTACGTGGTGATCCAATTTACAACAGAGTTCGAAAATAAGAAAAACTCACTAGAAACAATCACTCCCATGCTTGAAAACGATGGAAAGTGGCGCGTTTCAGGCTATTACGTTCGGTAG